A genomic segment from Rahnella aceris encodes:
- a CDS encoding TorD/DmsD family molecular chaperone — MNEFSIVCRVLGTLFYRQPQDPLLVPLFGLIQDGKLREHWPLEQDALLIRLQESANPQALAAEFNRLFVGSECAVSPFRSDYVDGANEMDVRTFLQQRGMPLGETPADHFGAMLLAASWLEDQSQEDEVSAQITLFDDYLFPWCGKFLGKVEAHATSGFYRTLSEISREALQAMRDELEEQLPPDLDDAEEDDQ, encoded by the coding sequence ATGAATGAATTTTCGATTGTCTGCCGCGTGCTGGGCACGTTGTTTTACCGTCAGCCGCAGGATCCGTTGCTGGTTCCGTTGTTTGGCCTGATTCAGGACGGAAAGCTGCGTGAGCACTGGCCGCTGGAGCAAGATGCGTTGCTGATCCGCTTGCAGGAAAGTGCCAATCCGCAAGCGCTGGCCGCTGAATTTAACCGTCTGTTTGTCGGTTCAGAATGTGCGGTATCGCCGTTCCGCAGTGATTATGTTGACGGCGCAAATGAAATGGATGTGCGCACATTCCTGCAACAGCGCGGTATGCCGCTGGGCGAAACGCCTGCTGATCATTTCGGTGCCATGTTACTGGCCGCCTCCTGGCTGGAAGATCAGTCGCAGGAAGATGAAGTCAGCGCGCAAATTACGCTGTTTGATGACTACCTGTTCCCGTGGTGCGGTAAATTCCTCGGTAAAGTGGAAGCCCATGCCACCAGCGGTTTCTACCGCACGCTGTCTGAAATCAGCCGCGAAGCCTTGCAGGCGATGCGCGACGAACTCGAAGAGCAACTGCCGCCGGATCTGGATGACGCGGAAGAAGACGACCAGTAA
- the grxB gene encoding glutaredoxin 2, with translation MRLYVYEHCPFCVKARMIFGLKNIPVEIKVLLNDDEKTPISMVGKKMVPVLQKEDGGFMPESMDIVHYIDKSDGKPLLTGPLNASVAAWLRQVSEYTGRLLLPRFATAPLEEFSTPEARKYFADKKQAASGSFQEHLQHSEGLVKKISQDLRALDKLIVEPNAVNGELSEDDINLWPLLRSLSIVQGIDWPSRVQAYRDNMAKQTQVNLLSRLAS, from the coding sequence ATGAGACTTTACGTTTACGAACATTGCCCTTTCTGCGTGAAAGCCCGCATGATTTTCGGTTTGAAGAACATCCCGGTTGAGATCAAGGTGCTGCTCAACGACGATGAAAAAACACCCATTTCAATGGTGGGTAAAAAGATGGTGCCTGTCCTGCAAAAAGAGGATGGCGGCTTCATGCCGGAAAGTATGGATATCGTGCATTACATCGACAAAAGTGACGGTAAACCGCTGCTGACCGGCCCGCTGAACGCATCTGTTGCCGCGTGGTTGCGTCAGGTTTCTGAATATACCGGACGTCTGTTGTTGCCGCGTTTTGCCACCGCACCACTGGAAGAATTCTCCACGCCGGAAGCCCGTAAATACTTCGCCGATAAAAAGCAGGCTGCCAGCGGCAGTTTTCAGGAGCATCTGCAACATTCCGAAGGTCTGGTGAAGAAAATCAGTCAGGATTTGCGCGCACTCGACAAACTGATCGTCGAGCCGAATGCGGTGAACGGCGAGCTTTCCGAAGATGACATTAATCTCTGGCCGTTGCTGCGTTCGCTGTCGATTGTGCAAGGCATCGACTGGCCTTCACGGGTTCAGGCCTACCGCGATAATATGGCGAAACAGACTCAGGTAAATCTTCTCTCCCGTCTCGCAAGCTAA
- a CDS encoding phosphatase, translating to MPYPVDLHMHTVASTHAYSTLHDYIDEAAEKGIKLFAITDHGPDMADAPHYWHFMNMRVWPRLVNGIGILRGIESNIKNIHGDIDCTGPMLKEIDVIIAGFHEPVMQPVDKETHTAAMIAAMAGGEVHIISHPGNPKYPIDIPAVAAAAAKYNVALELNNSSFIHSRAGSEPNCRAIALAVKEAGGWLALGSDSHIAYSLGGFEHCERILREIDFPQDRILNVSPRRFLDFLEARGRAPIAELSEL from the coding sequence ATGCCTTACCCGGTTGATTTACATATGCATACCGTTGCCAGCACCCACGCCTACAGCACGTTACATGATTACATTGATGAAGCCGCCGAAAAGGGCATTAAGCTGTTTGCCATCACTGATCATGGTCCTGATATGGCTGATGCGCCGCACTACTGGCATTTTATGAATATGCGGGTCTGGCCGCGTCTGGTGAATGGCATCGGTATCCTGCGTGGCATCGAGTCGAATATTAAAAACATTCATGGTGATATCGACTGTACCGGCCCGATGCTCAAAGAAATCGACGTGATTATTGCCGGTTTCCATGAGCCGGTGATGCAGCCCGTCGATAAAGAAACCCATACCGCTGCGATGATTGCAGCGATGGCGGGGGGTGAAGTGCATATTATTTCGCACCCGGGCAACCCGAAATACCCGATTGATATTCCTGCTGTGGCGGCGGCTGCCGCGAAATATAACGTCGCGCTGGAGCTGAATAACTCATCGTTTATTCATTCACGTGCGGGCAGCGAGCCAAATTGCCGTGCGATTGCGCTGGCAGTAAAAGAAGCCGGTGGCTGGCTGGCGCTGGGGTCAGATTCGCACATCGCTTATTCACTCGGGGGCTTTGAACATTGCGAACGTATCCTGCGTGAAATTGATTTTCCGCAAGACCGTATTCTTAATGTCAGCCCGCGTCGTTTCCTCGATTTTCTCGAGGCCCGGGGTCGCGCGCCCATTGCTGAATTAAGCGAACTGTGA
- the ghrA gene encoding glyoxylate/hydroxypyruvate reductase GhrA, protein MNIIFYHPTSDAKPWIDGITKRLPQANVRAWKANDQDPADYALVWRPPHAMLAPRTMLKGIFALGAGVDAILTQEQRQPGTLPAGVPLLRLEDTGMALQMQEYALATVLRYFRRMDEYQLFQQQKQWRPLVPHSRSEFIIGILGAGVLGSSVAKALVDMQFTVRSWSRSAKSQEGVESFYGDDQLATFASGCKVLINLLPNTPHTAGVLNHKLFTNLSHNAYLINLGRGGHLVEGDLLRALDSGQIAAATLDVFVEEPLPGMHPFWSHPRVSITPHVGADTLPEQAMDSIVSNILAIEAGREPTGRVDPGRGY, encoded by the coding sequence ATGAACATTATTTTTTACCACCCTACATCTGATGCAAAACCCTGGATTGACGGAATAACAAAAAGATTACCGCAGGCCAACGTGCGTGCGTGGAAGGCGAATGATCAGGACCCGGCGGATTACGCGCTGGTCTGGCGGCCACCGCATGCCATGCTCGCGCCGCGCACGATGCTGAAAGGTATTTTCGCGCTGGGGGCGGGAGTGGATGCCATCCTGACACAGGAACAGCGTCAGCCGGGCACATTGCCCGCCGGCGTACCGTTGCTGCGCCTGGAAGATACCGGCATGGCGTTGCAGATGCAGGAATATGCGCTGGCGACGGTATTACGTTATTTCCGCCGGATGGATGAATATCAGCTCTTCCAGCAACAAAAACAATGGCGCCCGCTTGTTCCGCATTCACGCAGTGAATTCATTATCGGTATTCTTGGTGCCGGTGTGCTCGGCAGCAGCGTGGCGAAAGCACTGGTGGATATGCAATTCACCGTGCGTAGCTGGAGCCGCAGCGCCAAGTCGCAGGAAGGCGTAGAGAGTTTCTATGGTGACGATCAACTGGCGACTTTTGCCAGCGGCTGCAAAGTGCTGATCAATCTGTTACCCAACACGCCGCACACCGCCGGTGTTCTCAATCATAAACTGTTCACAAATCTTTCGCATAATGCGTACCTGATTAACCTTGGTCGTGGCGGACATCTGGTGGAAGGCGATTTGCTGCGTGCGCTCGACAGCGGGCAGATTGCCGCTGCCACGCTCGACGTTTTCGTTGAAGAACCGTTGCCGGGCATGCACCCGTTCTGGTCGCATCCGCGGGTCAGCATCACGCCACACGTCGGTGCGGATACGTTGCCGGAGCAGGCGATGGACAGCATCGTGAGTAACATTCTGGCGATAGAGGCAGGGCGCGAGCCGACGGGACGTGTCGATCCCGGCCGGGGTTACTGA
- a CDS encoding lipoprotein — translation MTKRFLGAAVLMCASLLAGCNQLTQYTISEQQVNDYLQKNNNFEKQLGVPGLVDAKLVLTNLSSQIGRAEPGIVTLTGDAHVDVSSLFGPQKADMRLTLKAHPTYDREKGAIFLRDMQVVDYTIKPEKMDNVMKGLMPYLNNSLNTYFNQRPAYVLNGDHSKGEAMAKKLAKGIEVKPGQLVIPFTD, via the coding sequence ATGACAAAGCGATTTCTGGGTGCCGCAGTACTGATGTGTGCCAGCTTACTGGCAGGCTGTAATCAACTGACGCAGTACACCATCAGTGAGCAGCAGGTGAATGATTACCTGCAAAAGAACAACAACTTTGAAAAACAGTTGGGCGTTCCGGGACTGGTGGATGCCAAACTGGTGCTGACCAATCTCAGCAGCCAGATTGGCCGGGCTGAACCCGGTATCGTGACGCTGACCGGCGACGCCCATGTCGATGTATCCTCACTGTTCGGCCCGCAGAAAGCCGATATGCGCCTGACCCTGAAAGCGCATCCAACTTATGATCGCGAGAAAGGCGCCATTTTCCTGCGGGATATGCAGGTGGTGGATTACACCATCAAGCCTGAGAAAATGGACAACGTGATGAAAGGCCTGATGCCTTATCTGAACAATTCGCTGAACACCTATTTCAACCAGCGTCCGGCTTATGTGCTCAATGGCGATCACAGCAAAGGTGAAGCGATGGCGAAGAAACTGGCGAAAGGAATTGAAGTGAAACCGGGTCAGTTGGTGATACCTTTTACTGATTAG